From a single Miltoncostaea oceani genomic region:
- a CDS encoding 5'-3' exonuclease: MSRLLLIDLSNLTHRSIHGYPPLSDSSGRPTHGAHGAGAITLKMIGAHRPTHLVAACDSPRADLVRRTIYAPYKAHRVDADDSVSHQLALAEKVLAALGARLERCAGWEADDVIATLARRWEGDEVVICSGDKDLLALVDERTRVHLLGRDVFVNPQICQDLTGLDPRQMTDYKALVGDSSDGFPGVPGIGDKGAKALLSLYGDLDGVIAAFARGELTGRAASAMAAGEQMGRVSYQLARMREDLDLDLRPAPWSFSAESADALDRLEMRSLADRVRREI, encoded by the coding sequence ATGAGCAGACTGCTTCTCATCGACCTCTCGAACCTGACCCACCGCTCCATCCACGGATACCCGCCCCTGTCAGACAGCTCCGGGCGCCCGACCCATGGTGCTCATGGCGCCGGCGCGATCACCCTGAAGATGATCGGCGCCCATCGGCCGACCCACCTCGTGGCCGCCTGCGACTCACCGCGCGCGGATCTCGTCAGGCGCACCATCTACGCCCCCTACAAGGCACACCGGGTCGACGCTGATGACTCGGTGTCCCACCAGCTTGCTCTCGCCGAGAAGGTGCTGGCGGCTCTCGGGGCGCGGCTGGAGCGGTGCGCCGGCTGGGAGGCCGATGATGTGATCGCGACCCTGGCGCGTCGCTGGGAGGGCGATGAGGTGGTGATCTGCTCGGGGGACAAGGACCTGCTCGCCCTCGTGGACGAGCGGACCCGGGTTCACCTGCTGGGTCGCGACGTCTTCGTCAACCCGCAGATCTGCCAGGACCTCACGGGCCTCGATCCGCGCCAGATGACCGACTACAAGGCCTTGGTCGGCGACAGCTCGGATGGCTTTCCCGGGGTGCCTGGGATCGGGGACAAGGGGGCCAAGGCGCTCCTGTCGCTCTACGGAGACCTGGACGGTGTGATCGCGGCTTTCGCGCGTGGGGAGCTCACCGGCAGGGCAGCCAGCGCCATGGCGGCGGGCGAGCAGATGGGAAGGGTGAGCTACCAGCTGGCCCGGATGCGCGAGGACCTGGATCTGGACCTCAGGCCCGCGCCGTGGAGCTTCAGCGCCGAGAGCGCCGATGCGCTCGATCGACTCGAGATGCGCTCGCTGGCTGACCGCGTCCGCCGCGAGATCTGA
- a CDS encoding S8 family peptidase, with translation MRRIAITLTCLGFGVLLGAGALAGIDRASAPAQASGDPAATQVLVRLADKDDPELIARVREELGASSSSPLYGGWRVYRLRAAVNQDALEDRLSDEEGIQGAVIDRAVVRPNAIPNDHYWSHQWDMARIGAPAAWDHPTGVPVLVAVTDTGIDIGHPDLAPVIWRNTAEVVDGRDNDGNGYIDDIHGANVIERNGAVSAGSSADDHGTHVAGTIAAVRNNGIGVAGISLNARIMPVKFIGSGTGTHADAIESIRYAVRAGAKVINASWGTSTPDAGVAVCDAIAQAMAAGVVVVAAAGNEAVDLDQTQLMPAACPTPGLISVGSSDSSDGLSSFSNRGAGTVDLLAPGSGIASTIGRGGYGISSGTSMSAPHVAGAAALLLGRDPSLSPLRVNALIASSGDPIPAAAATRSGRRLNLAAALNSLLSPPQDTTAPQEFSLVSASLDGPRPLFRWRESWDAASGVAGYRLVIDDQVAATVSGLSLSARPLSDLPPGPHRWRIDAVDHSGNVRSSETRTLSTDQSPPSAFSVSAPRYVHRPDWSITWSAAIDLSGVDRYEVLIDGAVVAVSDELSPRRFTCQDPLGCLRPSAEGSVVSVRAVDGVGNARAVSSQIRRSEAPRAVLSGPAAQPSVAGVIHWQLLGEPGAVAGFELHLGDTLVRRLGPAERQAPLPVIAAGSHQMRLTTIATDQTTRESRLAVSIAPAGPAPTPTPPTAPDQAEEPSLLPTPARFLTPSRGGVITGPGRIVVRDAITRLTLRAPARAETIRIARHRNGLDAASDRPVPRLLDLTPGRWWIRFHAADAASEPRQVLIVRDQRAPRARPGALVRLTDAPAGVSRYQTRTAGVVSSWKAYRGLVRVSAGTQIRAIDRVGNRSAWIRVR, from the coding sequence ATGCGACGGATCGCCATCACGCTCACCTGCCTCGGGTTCGGCGTCCTCCTCGGTGCCGGCGCGCTCGCCGGGATCGACCGTGCCAGCGCGCCGGCGCAGGCCAGCGGCGACCCCGCCGCGACGCAGGTGCTCGTCCGCCTCGCGGACAAGGACGACCCGGAGCTGATCGCGCGGGTGCGCGAGGAGCTCGGCGCGAGCTCGAGCTCACCCCTCTACGGGGGATGGCGCGTCTATCGCCTCCGCGCCGCGGTGAACCAGGACGCACTCGAGGACCGGCTCTCCGATGAGGAGGGCATCCAGGGCGCCGTGATCGACCGGGCGGTCGTCCGCCCGAACGCCATCCCGAACGACCACTACTGGTCCCACCAGTGGGACATGGCCCGCATCGGGGCGCCGGCGGCCTGGGACCACCCCACCGGTGTGCCGGTGCTCGTCGCCGTCACGGACACCGGGATCGACATCGGGCACCCCGACCTGGCCCCGGTCATCTGGCGCAACACGGCGGAGGTGGTGGACGGACGCGACAACGACGGCAACGGCTACATCGACGACATCCACGGCGCCAACGTGATCGAGCGCAACGGAGCCGTCTCCGCCGGCTCATCAGCCGATGACCACGGCACGCACGTGGCCGGCACGATCGCCGCGGTCCGCAACAACGGGATCGGGGTCGCCGGCATCTCGCTCAACGCCCGGATCATGCCGGTCAAGTTCATCGGTTCCGGCACCGGTACCCACGCCGATGCGATCGAGTCGATCCGCTACGCGGTCCGCGCGGGAGCCAAGGTCATCAACGCCAGCTGGGGCACATCCACCCCGGATGCGGGCGTGGCGGTCTGCGACGCGATCGCTCAGGCGATGGCCGCCGGGGTCGTCGTCGTGGCGGCGGCCGGGAACGAGGCCGTGGACCTCGACCAGACCCAGCTGATGCCAGCCGCCTGTCCGACGCCGGGCCTGATCAGCGTCGGGTCGAGCGACTCCTCGGACGGCCTGTCGAGCTTCTCGAACCGGGGTGCCGGGACCGTGGACCTGCTCGCGCCGGGCTCTGGCATCGCCTCGACGATCGGGCGGGGCGGCTACGGCATCTCATCGGGCACCTCGATGTCCGCTCCACACGTCGCCGGCGCGGCGGCGCTGCTGCTCGGCCGGGACCCCTCCCTCTCCCCGCTTCGGGTCAACGCCCTCATCGCCAGCTCCGGCGATCCGATCCCCGCAGCGGCGGCGACGCGGAGCGGCCGCCGGCTGAACCTCGCCGCGGCGTTGAACTCCCTCCTCTCGCCGCCGCAGGACACCACCGCCCCGCAGGAGTTCTCGCTCGTGAGCGCGAGCCTCGACGGCCCCCGGCCGCTGTTTCGCTGGCGCGAGTCATGGGACGCGGCAAGCGGGGTCGCCGGCTACCGCCTGGTGATCGATGATCAGGTCGCCGCGACGGTCTCCGGACTCTCGCTGTCGGCCCGCCCCCTCTCCGACCTGCCCCCCGGACCTCACCGCTGGCGGATCGACGCCGTCGACCACAGCGGCAACGTCCGCTCGAGCGAGACCCGCACCCTCAGCACGGATCAGAGCCCTCCGAGCGCCTTCTCCGTGAGCGCCCCGCGCTACGTTCACCGCCCGGACTGGTCGATCACCTGGAGCGCCGCGATCGACCTGTCGGGCGTCGATCGCTACGAGGTCCTGATCGACGGGGCGGTCGTCGCCGTCAGCGATGAGCTCTCACCTCGACGGTTCACCTGCCAGGACCCCCTCGGCTGCCTGCGCCCGAGCGCCGAAGGGTCGGTCGTCTCGGTACGCGCCGTGGACGGCGTCGGCAACGCGCGTGCCGTCAGCAGCCAGATCCGTCGTTCGGAGGCCCCGCGGGCGGTCCTGAGCGGCCCGGCCGCGCAGCCGAGCGTGGCGGGCGTGATCCACTGGCAGCTGCTCGGCGAGCCCGGGGCCGTGGCGGGCTTCGAGCTCCACCTGGGCGACACGCTGGTGCGCCGGCTCGGGCCCGCCGAGCGCCAGGCGCCCCTTCCGGTGATCGCGGCCGGATCCCACCAGATGCGACTGACCACCATCGCGACCGACCAGACCACACGTGAGAGCCGCCTGGCGGTCTCGATCGCGCCCGCGGGCCCGGCTCCCACGCCCACGCCTCCGACGGCCCCGGATCAGGCCGAGGAGCCGAGCCTCCTCCCCACGCCCGCCCGGTTCCTGACGCCGTCCCGCGGCGGAGTGATCACCGGCCCTGGTCGCATCGTGGTCCGTGATGCGATCACACGACTCACCCTGCGCGCTCCCGCCCGCGCCGAGACGATCCGCATCGCACGTCATCGGAACGGCCTCGACGCCGCCTCCGACCGGCCGGTGCCGCGTCTGCTCGATCTGACCCCCGGTCGCTGGTGGATCCGCTTCCACGCAGCCGACGCGGCGAGCGAGCCCCGTCAGGTCCTCATCGTCCGGGACCAGCGTGCTCCCCGCGCGCGGCCCGGCGCGCTCGTGCGACTGACGGACGCGCCCGCCGGCGTCTCCCGCTACCAGACCCGCACCGCCGGCGTGGTCTCGTCGTGGAAGGCCTACCGCGGTCTCGTCCGTGTCAGCGCGGGAACTCAGATCAGGGCGATCGACCGCGTCGGCAACCGATCCGCCTGGATCCGAGTCCGCTAG
- a CDS encoding glycoside hydrolase family 6 protein, with protein MALRLICALTLAAAAASVSSPSPAFAAPNPFAVPVLVDQASAAHARMLEMRRAGDGRHRAVARIARQPQAFWMTGPERLGELRDYLARAKSSRRLALVVVYAVPGRDCGSHSAGGASDTARYLGLVRQVSRTLSSHRAAVILEPDAIAGADCLDAAGRQARYGQLSRAGRMLSAGGRAVYLDAGHSSWHDAQTMAVRLRASGVSRLRGFALNVSNHQTDTASIAYGQQLRRLLGGSTRFVIDSSRNGAGPAPEGAWCNPPGRRLGRAPRVSSLPGLDAFAWIKRPGESDGTCNGGPQAGRFSDSLALSLAR; from the coding sequence ATGGCCCTTCGACTGATCTGTGCGCTCACCCTCGCCGCTGCAGCGGCCTCGGTGTCCTCCCCGTCTCCCGCCTTCGCCGCTCCGAACCCCTTCGCGGTCCCGGTCCTCGTCGATCAGGCCTCGGCTGCGCATGCGCGGATGCTCGAGATGCGACGCGCCGGAGATGGGAGACATCGCGCCGTCGCCCGTATCGCCCGCCAACCCCAGGCCTTCTGGATGACCGGCCCTGAGCGCCTGGGTGAGCTACGCGACTACCTCGCCCGGGCCAAGTCGTCCCGGCGCCTCGCGCTCGTCGTGGTCTATGCGGTCCCCGGCCGCGACTGCGGCAGCCACAGCGCCGGTGGAGCCTCCGACACGGCCCGCTATCTGGGCCTCGTGCGTCAGGTCTCGCGCACCCTCTCCAGCCACCGGGCCGCGGTCATCCTCGAGCCGGATGCCATCGCCGGCGCCGACTGCCTGGACGCTGCGGGCCGCCAGGCGCGCTACGGGCAGCTGTCCCGCGCCGGCCGGATGCTCAGCGCAGGCGGCCGTGCCGTCTACCTGGACGCCGGGCACTCGTCCTGGCATGACGCGCAGACCATGGCCGTCCGCCTTCGCGCCAGTGGGGTCTCCCGGCTGCGCGGGTTCGCCCTGAACGTCAGCAACCACCAGACCGACACTGCCTCGATCGCCTACGGCCAGCAGCTGCGCAGGCTCCTCGGCGGATCGACGCGCTTTGTCATCGACTCGAGCCGCAACGGCGCCGGCCCGGCCCCCGAGGGCGCCTGGTGCAACCCGCCCGGGCGACGACTCGGACGGGCGCCCCGCGTCTCCTCCCTCCCAGGACTCGACGCATTCGCCTGGATCAAGCGACCGGGTGAGTCGGACGGCACCTGCAACGGCGGGCCTCAGGCGGGACGCTTCAGCGACTCGCTAGCCCTCTCACTCGCGCGCTGA